From a region of the Penaeus vannamei isolate JL-2024 chromosome 2, ASM4276789v1, whole genome shotgun sequence genome:
- the LOC138863475 gene encoding uncharacterized protein, whose amino-acid sequence MWKGGEWEGQGGRKKVEEWYEIGVRGGTSGEGRGRQGGGAGSRGASIRLKCGIKGSGGGGGEARGRAQREDRGATIPQEAEDASATVARWKTQRRHQLGGGDENAVGHHGNGPKEVELETRCEEAAMETRVQARHPRDASL is encoded by the exons atgtggaagggaggTGAATGGGAAGgccaagggggaaggaagaaggtggaagagtggTACGAGATTGGGGTTCGCGGCGGGacaagcggggaggggagggggcggcagggggggggggcagggagcagGGGAGCCTCGATAAGGTTAAAGTGCGGCATAAAGGGGTCGGGCGGAGGAGGCGGCGAGGCACGCGGGCGGGCACAGCGAGAGGACCGCGGTGCCACCATCCCGCAGGAGGCCGAGGACGCGAGCGCCACCGTCGCGCGATGGAAAACTCAGCGGAGGCATCAGCTGGGCGGTGGCGATGAGAATGCTGTGggtcaccatggcaacgg GCCAAAGGAAGTCGAGTTAGAGACCCGATGTGAAGAGGCCGCCATGGAGACCCGAGTGCAGGCAAGGCACCCGCGGGACGCCTCCCTCTGA